DNA sequence from the Alkaliphilus metalliredigens QYMF genome:
CCAACAGCGATGTTTTGCAGAGGTTGGGCTAAAAAATGACCGGCAATTGACGGCAACCTATGCACAAAAAGGAAATCGCACAGCACAACAAGCTATAGCTCGAATTGCCCAAGAAGGAAAACAAATGGCAAATATTCAAAATGGTAAGGTCATTGCACGACAGGCAAAGCAGTCACAGGGAACGCAACAAAGACAACTGAACTATGACATGGCACCCAAAAGTCGTCCTGATATCAATGTGACCCCAAAGGAAGTTCAAATTAACTTTCAAAAGGGTGAAGTATCAGTGAATGTCCAAAACCCAGGAGCCCAAATAGACTACCAGCAAGGGGATCTACAGGTCTATTTAAAACAGAAAGACTTTATTAATATCGAATATATCGGACAGAATTTAAATACGCTAGGGGGGTAAGGGGATGAAGCCCTTGCCTTTTTACTTTCTAATAAACGATTAATCTATAAAACTTTTATAGGCGTTAACGTAATCAAATCATTTCCAGAAATCCTTTCAAAGTGTCATCCTGAGCATAGTGAAGGATCTTGCAATAAAATGACAAATTATAGCTTAAGTTAACGCTAACGCTAACGCTAACGCTTTAAAACATAGAGGAGGAAAAAGAATGATATTACAAACAAAGCACTTCGGTGAGATTGAAATAAACCAAGAAGAAATTATCAGATTTCCAGATGGCATCCCAGGTTTTGATGACTACACACAATATATCTTTATTGAAAACCCTGATAAGGAAGTGCCCTTTCATTGGCTACAGGCTGTGGAGGATGGGGCACTGGCCTTTGTCATCACCAACCCTTTTTTATTTAAGCCTGATTATGACTTTGAAATCTCAAAAAATGTGGTAGAAAAGCTTAGCATAGAGGACCAATCAGATTT
Encoded proteins:
- the fliW gene encoding flagellar assembly protein FliW produces the protein MILQTKHFGEIEINQEEIIRFPDGIPGFDDYTQYIFIENPDKEVPFHWLQAVEDGALAFVITNPFLFKPDYDFEISKNVVEKLSIEDQSDLQVYTIVRVPENIKEMTANLRAPLVINTKNKKGKQLMLDSEVYHTKHYILEEIQKMQEQSNQTSPAAEGGRD
- a CDS encoding DUF6470 family protein, with the translated sequence MNLRIDMQNAQIGIQQQMGQLNIQQNHFPMTLQQTEPKLSLQTADAELTIDQQRCFAEVGLKNDRQLTATYAQKGNRTAQQAIARIAQEGKQMANIQNGKVIARQAKQSQGTQQRQLNYDMAPKSRPDINVTPKEVQINFQKGEVSVNVQNPGAQIDYQQGDLQVYLKQKDFINIEYIGQNLNTLGG